A window of Rhodospirillaceae bacterium contains these coding sequences:
- the nuoF gene encoding NADH-quinone oxidoreductase subunit NuoF, whose amino-acid sequence MLRNEDRVFKNLYGAEDWRLEGAKKRGIWDNTQQFLAKGRDYIIDEIKKSDLRGRGGAGFSAGMKWSFMPKDLQGKSAYLVVNADESEPGTCKDREILRFDPHLLLEGCLVASFAIGAQTCYIYIRGEFFQEAQHVQYAIDEAYKAGLIGKNACGSGFDFNIYLHRGAGAYICGEETALLESLEGKKGMPRLKPPFPAAMGLYGSPTTINNVETIAVAPTILRRGAAWWSGLGRPKNTGTKIFSISGHVNKPCNVEEQMGIPLRELIEKYAGGVRGGWDNLLAVIPGGASVPLIPKSICDTVLMDFDSLREVKSGLGTAAVIVMDKSTDLVAAIARLSHFYMHESCGQCTPCREGTGWMWRVMERLVVGNAKTTEIDLLLDVTKQVEGHTICALGDAAAWPIQGLMRHFRPEVERRISQYQAKQITN is encoded by the coding sequence ATGTTGCGCAACGAAGACAGGGTTTTTAAAAATCTATATGGTGCCGAGGATTGGCGCTTGGAAGGCGCTAAGAAAAGAGGTATTTGGGACAATACCCAACAGTTCTTAGCCAAAGGCCGGGATTATATTATTGATGAAATTAAGAAATCTGATCTGCGCGGACGGGGCGGGGCTGGGTTCTCTGCCGGAATGAAGTGGTCATTCATGCCCAAAGATTTACAGGGTAAATCCGCTTATTTGGTGGTAAATGCCGATGAATCGGAACCGGGTACTTGTAAAGACCGGGAAATCTTACGTTTTGATCCTCATCTGTTACTGGAGGGTTGTTTGGTGGCCAGTTTTGCGATAGGTGCCCAAACCTGCTACATCTACATTCGGGGAGAGTTTTTTCAAGAAGCACAACATGTGCAATATGCCATTGATGAAGCTTATAAAGCCGGATTAATCGGCAAGAATGCTTGCGGCAGTGGCTTTGATTTTAATATCTATTTGCATCGAGGGGCAGGGGCTTACATTTGCGGGGAAGAAACGGCCTTACTTGAAAGTTTAGAAGGCAAAAAGGGTATGCCCCGCCTAAAACCGCCTTTTCCGGCGGCCATGGGTCTTTATGGTTCCCCAACCACGATCAACAATGTTGAAACGATTGCGGTTGCCCCAACCATTTTGCGCCGGGGTGCAGCGTGGTGGAGCGGTTTGGGCCGCCCCAAAAATACCGGAACCAAGATTTTCTCCATTTCCGGACATGTGAACAAACCCTGCAATGTGGAAGAGCAAATGGGAATCCCGTTGCGCGAGCTAATTGAAAAATATGCAGGTGGGGTGAGAGGGGGGTGGGATAATTTATTGGCGGTTATTCCGGGTGGTGCTTCCGTGCCACTCATTCCTAAGTCTATTTGTGATACGGTTTTGATGGATTTTGATAGTTTGCGGGAGGTAAAATCAGGGTTGGGAACGGCGGCTGTCATCGTGATGGACAAATCAACTGATTTAGTCGCGGCAATTGCGCGCTTATCGCATTTTTATATGCATGAAAGTTGTGGCCAATGTACACCCTGCCGCGAAGGTACGGGTTGGATGTGGCGAGTGATGGAGCGGTTAGTGGTCGGGAATGCCAAAACTACAGAAATTGATTTATTATTGGATGTCACCAAACAGGTCGAGGGACATACTATTTGCGCTTTGGGCGACGCGGCTGCCTGGCCAATCCAGGGATTGATGCGGCATTTCAGGCCGGAAGTTGAGCGTCGGATCAGTCAATATCAAGCAAAACAAATAACTAATTGA
- a CDS encoding NADH-quinone oxidoreductase subunit C → MRLQLVAKAVQQQFPENFLQITWPLNELTLACSPVNIKQLLMFLKQDTSCLFDQLIDICGVDHPSRPKRFEVVYHLLSLRNNIRVRLKLPLSVGEPAPSIVDLFPNAGWYERETWDLFGIPFEGNPDMRRLLTDYGFEGHPLRKDFPLTGYVEVRYDEVQKKVVYEPVKLAQEFRRFDFISPWEGILQLPGDEKAKGSKP, encoded by the coding sequence ATGCGATTACAATTGGTGGCTAAAGCTGTTCAGCAACAATTTCCGGAGAATTTTCTTCAAATTACCTGGCCGTTGAATGAGCTAACCTTAGCGTGCTCGCCTGTAAATATAAAACAGTTGTTAATGTTCTTAAAACAAGATACCAGCTGCCTTTTTGATCAATTGATTGATATATGTGGTGTAGATCATCCGTCGCGACCGAAACGTTTTGAAGTTGTCTATCATCTGTTGAGCTTACGGAACAACATACGCGTCCGCTTGAAATTACCGCTGTCGGTTGGCGAGCCTGCACCTTCAATCGTTGATCTATTCCCAAATGCGGGTTGGTATGAGCGGGAAACATGGGATTTATTTGGCATACCTTTCGAGGGTAACCCCGATATGCGTCGGTTATTGACTGATTACGGTTTCGAAGGGCATCCGCTGCGCAAAGACTTTCCGTTAACTGGTTACGTTGAAGTGCGGTACGATGAAGTGCAGAAAAAAGTCGTGTATGAACCTGTCAAACTTGCTCAAGAATTCCGCCGTTTTGATTTTATCAGCCCTTGGGAGGGGATATTGCAATTACCGGGTGATGAAAAAGCAAAAGGATCAAAGCCGTGA
- a CDS encoding NADH-quinone oxidoreductase subunit G, translated as MPKLTIDGQEVEVMAGLTIIQACEQAGIEIPRFCYHERLSVAGNCRMCLVEVEKSPKPVASCVMQVAEGMIVRTQTDMVKKARRGVMEFLLINHPLDCPICDQGGECDLQDQAMAYGFDRSRYEENKRAVTEKNFGPLIKTSMTRCIHCTRCIRFSTEIAGVPDVGAIGRGEKMEVSTYVEKAVASELSGNLIDICPVGALTSKPYAFAARPWELKTTDSIDVMDAVGSHIRVDSRGRQVLRILPRLNEDINEEWLADKSRFACDGLSRQRLDRPYLRKEGKLQPVSWKEALDAASDRLKKASSNQIAAIAGDMADVETMFALKQLLQKLGSDNMDCRQNQSVLGDGPRATYLFNSTIGGLEKSDFCLLIGTNPRWEAPLINARLRKTYIQNGLPVFSIGAPHDLTYPVEHLGDSLQILLDIAAGTHPLVQRLQQAKRPVLIMGEDLMSRADGNDIHQTAALIAEKYGFVKPDWNGFNVLHKAASRVGGLDVGFIPTNKGKNTRQILEAARKGEISVLYLLGADELDLQGFKNCFVVYQGHHGDAGAHQADLILPATAYTEKDATYVNTEGRIQQAHLAVFAPGEAKEDWRIIRALSDVLGQVLPYNDLAQLHQQLIKNYPIFHQKHKIAASVWPAGFGRMGRILPDKMISPIKNYYMTDPISRSSETMANCTSTFIHSSNLLGESAHA; from the coding sequence GTGCCGAAACTGACAATTGATGGACAAGAAGTTGAAGTGATGGCGGGCCTGACAATTATACAGGCTTGCGAGCAAGCGGGAATTGAAATCCCACGTTTTTGCTATCATGAACGCTTGTCGGTGGCGGGTAATTGCCGGATGTGTTTGGTCGAGGTCGAAAAATCTCCAAAACCAGTGGCTTCTTGCGTGATGCAGGTGGCGGAAGGGATGATTGTTAGAACACAGACCGACATGGTTAAAAAAGCCCGGCGTGGGGTGATGGAATTTTTGCTGATTAATCATCCCTTGGATTGCCCCATTTGCGACCAGGGCGGCGAGTGTGATTTGCAAGATCAGGCAATGGCATATGGGTTTGATCGCAGCCGGTATGAAGAAAACAAGCGGGCGGTGACCGAGAAAAATTTTGGTCCCTTGATTAAAACCTCTATGACTCGTTGTATCCACTGTACGCGTTGTATCCGTTTTTCAACGGAGATTGCCGGTGTGCCTGATGTAGGAGCGATTGGCCGGGGTGAAAAGATGGAGGTTTCCACTTATGTAGAGAAGGCGGTGGCTTCCGAATTATCGGGAAATTTGATTGATATATGTCCAGTCGGTGCGTTGACTTCTAAGCCCTATGCTTTCGCAGCCAGGCCATGGGAGTTAAAGACAACAGACTCGATTGATGTAATGGATGCGGTTGGTAGCCACATACGGGTGGATAGTCGCGGGCGGCAGGTTTTAAGGATTTTACCGCGGTTGAACGAAGACATTAATGAAGAATGGTTGGCTGATAAGTCACGTTTTGCGTGCGATGGACTGTCACGTCAACGCTTAGACCGGCCATATTTACGTAAAGAGGGTAAATTACAGCCAGTTTCATGGAAAGAAGCGTTAGATGCCGCCTCCGATCGGCTGAAGAAAGCCTCATCCAATCAAATTGCAGCCATTGCCGGTGATATGGCGGATGTTGAAACTATGTTTGCCCTAAAGCAGTTGTTGCAAAAATTGGGCAGCGATAATATGGACTGCCGACAAAACCAAAGTGTTCTGGGCGATGGGCCGCGGGCAACTTATTTATTCAATAGCACGATTGGTGGGTTAGAAAAATCCGATTTTTGTTTATTGATTGGTACCAACCCAAGGTGGGAAGCGCCGTTAATTAATGCCCGTTTGCGAAAAACATATATCCAAAATGGATTGCCAGTTTTCTCTATTGGCGCGCCCCATGATTTAACTTACCCGGTTGAACATTTGGGCGATTCGCTGCAAATTTTATTAGATATCGCAGCTGGTACCCATCCATTGGTTCAACGCCTGCAACAGGCAAAAAGGCCCGTGTTGATCATGGGTGAAGATTTAATGAGCCGAGCTGATGGGAACGATATCCACCAAACCGCTGCTTTGATTGCAGAAAAATACGGTTTTGTAAAACCGGATTGGAACGGGTTTAACGTTTTGCATAAAGCCGCTTCCCGTGTGGGAGGGTTAGATGTTGGTTTTATCCCTACCAATAAAGGTAAAAATACCAGGCAAATCCTTGAGGCAGCCCGAAAGGGAGAGATATCGGTTTTATATTTGTTGGGAGCCGATGAACTGGATTTACAAGGATTTAAAAACTGTTTTGTTGTCTATCAAGGTCATCATGGGGATGCAGGCGCCCATCAAGCCGATTTAATCTTACCTGCGACTGCATATACGGAAAAAGACGCTACCTACGTTAACACCGAAGGAAGGATCCAGCAGGCACATTTAGCGGTCTTCGCACCCGGTGAGGCTAAGGAAGATTGGCGGATCATTAGGGCTTTATCCGATGTTTTAGGGCAGGTCTTGCCGTATAATGACCTTGCCCAGTTGCATCAACAATTAATTAAAAATTATCCTATTTTTCATCAAAAACATAAAATTGCTGCATCAGTTTGGCCTGCTGGTTTTGGCCGCATGGGTAGAATCTTGCCGGATAAAATGATTTCCCCAATTAAAAATTATTATATGACGGATCCTATCAGCCGTTCTTCTGAGACGATGGCCAATTGCACGTCAACTTTTATTCATTCATCTAATCTATTAGGGGAATCTGCTCATGCCTGA
- a CDS encoding NADH-quinone oxidoreductase subunit J: MIIQEIAFYIFSGVAILAALMVVSARNPVHSVLFLVLVFFNAAGLFLIAGAEFLAMILLIVYVGAVAVLFLFVVMMMDINFAEIRQGFVRYFPVAGLVGLVLLGEIIFAVTGLPDIRVMGQGMLPVANPIPDPHFVSNAHAIGRILYTDYIYVFQLAGVILLVAMIGAIVLTLRERKGSKHQSIRNQVNRNAQNTLELIKNKQIGSGIEK; encoded by the coding sequence ATGATCATTCAAGAAATAGCTTTTTATATTTTTTCAGGTGTCGCCATATTAGCAGCATTAATGGTGGTATCTGCACGCAACCCTGTGCATTCAGTGTTATTTTTGGTTTTAGTTTTCTTTAATGCTGCCGGGCTTTTTCTCATCGCGGGTGCAGAATTTCTGGCCATGATTTTGCTGATCGTATATGTAGGTGCTGTGGCGGTTTTATTTCTGTTTGTCGTTATGATGATGGATATTAATTTTGCGGAAATTAGGCAAGGGTTTGTGCGGTATTTCCCGGTTGCTGGGTTGGTGGGTCTGGTATTGCTCGGGGAAATTATTTTTGCGGTGACCGGGTTGCCAGATATACGGGTAATGGGGCAGGGGATGCTGCCGGTTGCTAACCCTATCCCTGATCCGCATTTCGTTTCTAATGCTCATGCGATCGGGCGGATCCTTTACACGGATTATATCTATGTATTTCAGTTGGCCGGGGTTATTTTACTGGTGGCAATGATTGGAGCCATCGTTTTGACTTTAAGGGAACGCAAAGGATCGAAGCATCAGTCAATCCGCAACCAGGTTAATCGGAACGCCCAAAATACGTTAGAGTTAATTAAAAACAAACAAATCGGCAGTGGGATCGAAAAATGA
- the nuoH gene encoding NADH-quinone oxidoreductase subunit NuoH: MPEFWSQYVWPVLLLVLEVLAIIIALLIAVAYLTYAERKVLAAMQLRRGPNVVGPFGLFQPFADAIKLITKETIIPTVANKVIFIAAPIITFALSLAAWAVIPVDDGWVMADINVGILYLFAISSLGVYGIIMAGWASNSKYPFLGALRSAAQMVSYEVSIGLVLITVLLCVGSLNLSDIVRAQANVWFVLPLFPMFVVFFISALAETNRTPFDLPEAEAELVAGYFSEYSSMSFGMFYLAEYANMILMSTMMSILFLGGWLAPLNIAPFTYIPGPVWLALKVAFMLFCFIWIRATFPRYRYDQLMRLGWKVFLPFSLLWVVLTAGVLLYAGWLPGQQ, from the coding sequence ATGCCTGAGTTCTGGAGCCAGTATGTTTGGCCGGTTCTGCTATTGGTCCTTGAAGTGTTGGCAATCATTATTGCTTTATTGATTGCCGTTGCCTATCTGACGTATGCAGAACGGAAGGTGTTGGCTGCCATGCAATTAAGGCGGGGCCCAAATGTGGTGGGGCCTTTCGGTCTTTTTCAGCCTTTCGCCGATGCAATCAAGCTGATTACCAAGGAAACCATCATCCCAACCGTTGCTAATAAAGTTATCTTTATAGCTGCTCCCATTATCACTTTTGCCTTAAGTTTAGCTGCTTGGGCGGTGATACCGGTTGACGATGGCTGGGTTATGGCTGATATCAATGTGGGCATTTTATATCTTTTTGCTATTTCCTCTTTAGGGGTTTACGGCATTATTATGGCTGGCTGGGCCAGCAATTCCAAATACCCTTTCTTAGGGGCTTTGCGTTCGGCAGCCCAAATGGTTTCGTATGAAGTTTCAATTGGCCTGGTTCTGATTACCGTACTGCTTTGTGTAGGTTCGCTTAATTTATCTGATATTGTTCGCGCCCAAGCAAATGTGTGGTTTGTTTTGCCGCTTTTCCCCATGTTTGTGGTGTTTTTCATTTCTGCCTTGGCTGAAACCAACCGCACCCCTTTTGACCTACCGGAAGCGGAAGCTGAATTGGTGGCTGGATATTTTTCGGAATATTCTTCCATGAGTTTTGGAATGTTTTATTTAGCCGAATATGCCAATATGATTTTAATGAGCACCATGATGTCTATCCTGTTCTTGGGTGGCTGGTTGGCACCATTAAATATTGCTCCATTCACCTATATCCCGGGGCCGGTATGGCTGGCTTTAAAAGTGGCCTTTATGTTGTTTTGTTTTATTTGGATCCGTGCTACTTTTCCCCGCTATCGGTATGACCAATTGATGCGGTTAGGATGGAAAGTGTTTTTACCATTTTCTTTGCTGTGGGTAGTTTTAACGGCTGGCGTATTGTTATATGCTGGTTGGCTGCCTGGGCAACAATGA
- a CDS encoding GNAT family N-acetyltransferase has product MIFKDRADKVPILHTERLILRLPRLPDFEHIARFYESDRSRWEDGPMSREQAWRIWSSDVASWLLKGFGPFGVDEKSSGRFLGEVGIYQPEGYPEPELGWFVVPEAEGRGIAFEAAKAVMKWAKTELGWNRLVNYIDPSNEKSISLALRLNGKRVDIIGSSLTDVVITHDLSVDNF; this is encoded by the coding sequence ATGATCTTTAAAGATAGGGCGGATAAAGTGCCTATTCTACATACCGAGCGTTTAATCCTGCGTCTTCCTAGACTGCCAGATTTCGAGCATATTGCACGCTTTTATGAATCCGACAGGTCACGTTGGGAAGATGGACCTATGAGTAGGGAGCAAGCATGGCGGATTTGGTCTTCAGATGTCGCTAGTTGGTTGCTGAAGGGTTTTGGACCCTTTGGGGTAGATGAAAAGAGTAGTGGGCGTTTTTTAGGTGAGGTTGGTATTTATCAACCCGAAGGATATCCTGAACCCGAGTTAGGCTGGTTTGTCGTTCCTGAAGCAGAAGGAAGGGGCATCGCATTTGAAGCAGCTAAGGCTGTCATGAAATGGGCAAAAACCGAACTCGGTTGGAACCGTTTGGTCAATTACATTGATCCCAGTAATGAGAAGTCCATATCTCTGGCATTGCGGCTAAACGGCAAAAGGGTGGATATTATAGGAAGCAGCCTGACAGATGTGGTGATAACTCATGATCTGTCTGTTGATAATTTTTAG
- the nuoK gene encoding NADH-quinone oxidoreductase subunit NuoK, with translation MIGINAYLIVAAILFTIGVFGIFINRKNIITILMSIELMLLAVNINLVAFSSYLNDLTGQIFTMLILTVAAAEAAIGLAILVVYFRNRGSITVDEMNSMKG, from the coding sequence ATGATTGGTATCAATGCGTATTTAATTGTGGCCGCCATCCTTTTTACCATCGGGGTTTTTGGCATTTTCATTAACCGTAAAAATATTATTACTATTTTAATGTCAATTGAACTGATGTTACTGGCCGTTAATATCAATTTGGTAGCTTTTTCCAGTTATCTTAATGATTTGACTGGGCAAATATTTACGATGCTGATTTTAACCGTTGCTGCCGCAGAAGCCGCAATCGGGTTGGCCATATTGGTGGTGTATTTCCGCAACCGTGGCTCGATTACCGTTGATGAAATGAACAGTATGAAAGGGTAA
- a CDS encoding NADH-quinone oxidoreductase subunit B, whose amino-acid sequence MGIESLLPATAKLPEKATPDELLQAVSADVADKGFVVAQLDKLVNWGRTGSLWPMTFGLACCAVEMMHAYMPRYDLDRFGIFPRASPRQSDVMIVAGTLTNKMAPALRKVYDQMAEPRWVISMGSCANGGGYYHYSYSVVRGCDRIVPVDIYVPGCPPTAEALLYGILQLQRKIRRTGTIARS is encoded by the coding sequence ATGGGAATAGAATCATTATTGCCAGCAACGGCGAAATTGCCGGAAAAAGCCACGCCTGACGAACTATTGCAAGCGGTTTCTGCCGATGTGGCGGATAAGGGTTTCGTGGTGGCGCAATTAGATAAATTGGTTAATTGGGGGCGTACCGGTTCCTTATGGCCGATGACTTTTGGGTTGGCTTGCTGTGCCGTAGAAATGATGCATGCCTATATGCCGCGCTATGATTTGGACCGGTTTGGTATTTTTCCGCGTGCGTCCCCCCGCCAGTCGGATGTGATGATTGTGGCCGGTACTTTAACCAATAAAATGGCCCCAGCTTTACGTAAAGTGTACGACCAAATGGCAGAACCGCGCTGGGTAATCTCCATGGGTTCTTGTGCCAATGGGGGCGGGTATTACCATTATTCCTATTCTGTGGTACGTGGTTGTGACCGGATTGTCCCGGTCGATATTTATGTGCCAGGCTGTCCGCCTACCGCTGAGGCTTTATTATATGGCATCCTGCAGCTGCAGCGAAAAATTCGCCGCACTGGCACGATTGCCCGCTCATGA
- the nuoI gene encoding NADH-quinone oxidoreductase subunit NuoI: protein MMRIRQAVKTFLLWELVKGMFSTFRYMFKPRVTLNYPYEKGPLSSRFRGEHALRRYPNGEERCIACKLCEAVCPALAITIESEPRDDGSRRTTRYDIDMTKCIYCGLCQEACPVDAIVEGPNFEFATETHEELIYNKDKLLANGDRWEAQIAANLESDAPYR, encoded by the coding sequence ATGATGAGAATTCGGCAAGCGGTTAAAACATTTTTGTTGTGGGAGCTAGTCAAGGGGATGTTTTCAACATTCCGGTATATGTTTAAACCACGGGTTACGTTGAATTATCCCTATGAAAAGGGCCCGTTAAGCTCAAGATTTAGGGGCGAGCATGCATTGCGCCGATACCCTAATGGTGAAGAACGTTGTATCGCTTGCAAGTTATGTGAAGCGGTGTGCCCGGCGTTAGCGATTACCATTGAATCCGAGCCACGCGATGATGGCAGCCGACGTACAACCCGCTATGATATTGATATGACAAAATGTATTTATTGCGGGTTATGTCAAGAAGCCTGCCCTGTCGATGCTATTGTCGAGGGGCCAAATTTCGAATTTGCGACTGAAACCCACGAAGAACTTATTTATAACAAAGATAAATTATTAGCGAACGGTGACCGTTGGGAAGCGCAAATCGCCGCTAATTTAGAATCAGATGCACCTTATCGGTAG
- a CDS encoding NADH-quinone oxidoreductase subunit D translates to MNFGPQHPAAHGVLRLIMEMDGEIVQRLDPHIGLLHRGTEKLIEHKTYVQAIPYFDRLDYVSPMCQEHAFVLGIEKLLKLSVPIRAQYIRVLFDEITRILNHLMNIPAYANDVGAVTPLLWCFEQREILMEFYERVSGARLHAAYYRPGGVHQDLPQGLLEDIAAWAKKFPKFIHDLENLLDENRIFKQRLVDIGIVSAADAINWGFTGPMLRASGVDWDLRKSQPYMVYDRMEFDIPIGKHGDCYDRYLVRMAELHQSLRIINQCIEQMPTGPVTSDNRKIAPPSRADMKRSMEALIHHFKLYTEGFHVPPGETYAAVEAPKGEFGVYLIADGSNKPYRCKIRAPGFPHLQAMDFVSKGHMLADAVAILGSMDIVFGEIDR, encoded by the coding sequence ATGAACTTCGGCCCGCAACATCCAGCGGCGCATGGCGTATTACGGTTGATTATGGAAATGGATGGGGAAATTGTCCAGCGTTTGGATCCCCATATTGGTTTACTGCATCGGGGAACGGAAAAGCTGATCGAGCACAAGACCTATGTACAGGCAATCCCTTATTTTGATCGCTTGGATTATGTATCGCCGATGTGCCAAGAACATGCGTTCGTTTTGGGGATCGAAAAGCTATTGAAGTTATCGGTACCCATCCGTGCCCAATATATCAGGGTGCTTTTTGATGAAATTACCCGCATCCTTAATCACTTAATGAACATCCCGGCTTATGCCAATGATGTGGGGGCGGTTACCCCGCTTTTATGGTGTTTTGAGCAGCGGGAAATCTTAATGGAATTTTATGAAAGGGTCAGTGGGGCCCGTTTGCACGCGGCTTACTACCGCCCTGGCGGTGTCCACCAGGATTTGCCGCAAGGGCTGCTGGAAGATATTGCCGCTTGGGCCAAGAAATTTCCTAAATTTATCCATGATCTGGAAAATTTGTTGGATGAGAACCGTATTTTTAAGCAACGCTTAGTAGATATCGGGATTGTCAGTGCTGCTGATGCGATCAATTGGGGATTTACAGGCCCGATGTTAAGGGCGTCAGGGGTTGATTGGGATCTGCGTAAATCCCAGCCTTATATGGTATATGACCGGATGGAGTTTGATATCCCCATTGGTAAGCACGGGGATTGTTATGATCGTTACTTGGTGCGGATGGCTGAACTGCACCAGTCTTTAAGGATCATTAATCAGTGTATTGAACAAATGCCAACCGGTCCAGTTACAAGCGATAATCGGAAAATTGCTCCACCCAGCCGGGCGGATATGAAACGTTCCATGGAGGCGTTAATTCATCATTTTAAATTATATACGGAAGGGTTTCATGTCCCGCCTGGTGAAACATATGCTGCAGTTGAGGCGCCCAAGGGTGAATTTGGCGTTTACCTCATTGCTGATGGTAGCAATAAGCCGTATCGCTGCAAAATCCGAGCGCCAGGTTTTCCCCATTTGCAAGCGATGGATTTCGTTAGTAAAGGCCATATGTTAGCGGACGCGGTAGCCATTTTAGGCTCGATGGATATCGTTTTTGGTGAAATTGATCGATAA
- the nuoE gene encoding NADH-quinone oxidoreductase subunit NuoE codes for MMETKKFEFSAEHKGKIEKIIQKYPAGRQASAVLPLLDLAQRQADGWLPAEAIEAVAKILNMPPMRVYEVASFYSMFNLKSVGKFHIQVCRTTPCWLRGSDELTNSCQKKLGISKGQTSKDGNFTLNEVECLGACANAPVVQINDDLYEDLTPESLMKVMDQLAVGQKPKIGSQIGRQGSAPLAVDDSKTALPDPLFNLKPGHQNS; via the coding sequence ATGATGGAAACAAAAAAATTCGAATTTTCTGCCGAGCATAAGGGCAAGATTGAAAAAATTATCCAGAAATATCCCGCTGGCCGGCAGGCAAGCGCGGTATTGCCGCTGTTAGATTTGGCGCAACGCCAGGCTGATGGCTGGTTGCCAGCTGAAGCCATTGAAGCGGTCGCGAAAATTTTAAATATGCCGCCGATGCGCGTATATGAGGTAGCTTCTTTTTACAGTATGTTTAACCTAAAATCGGTTGGTAAATTCCATATCCAAGTTTGTCGTACCACGCCTTGCTGGTTAAGGGGTTCGGATGAATTAACCAATAGCTGCCAGAAAAAACTAGGGATTTCCAAAGGGCAAACTAGTAAGGATGGAAATTTTACGCTGAACGAGGTTGAATGTTTAGGGGCTTGTGCCAATGCGCCGGTTGTGCAAATCAACGATGATCTATATGAAGATCTAACGCCGGAATCATTGATGAAAGTGATGGATCAATTGGCAGTTGGGCAAAAACCGAAAATCGGTTCCCAAATTGGCCGGCAAGGATCGGCCCCGTTAGCGGTAGATGACTCAAAAACGGCTTTGCCCGACCCATTATTTAATTTAAAACCTGGTCATCAGAATTCATAA
- a CDS encoding NADH-quinone oxidoreductase subunit A, with amino-acid sequence MQELLGQYLPVVVFLGVAFVISGAVVAASLIAAWQKPDAEKLSSYECGFEPFDDARRPFDVRFYLVSILFIIFDLEVAFLFPWAISLSAIGTFGFWSMMMFLGILTIGFIYEWKKGALEWE; translated from the coding sequence ATGCAAGAATTGTTAGGGCAATATTTACCGGTTGTGGTTTTCTTAGGGGTCGCTTTTGTTATTTCCGGTGCTGTGGTTGCGGCGTCCTTGATAGCGGCCTGGCAAAAGCCGGATGCCGAGAAACTAAGCTCTTACGAATGCGGATTTGAACCTTTTGATGATGCGCGTCGCCCTTTTGATGTACGGTTTTATTTGGTTTCAATCCTGTTTATTATTTTTGATCTAGAGGTGGCCTTCCTCTTTCCTTGGGCGATTTCATTAAGTGCGATAGGCACCTTCGGCTTTTGGTCGATGATGATGTTTCTGGGTATTTTGACCATCGGGTTTATTTACGAGTGGAAGAAAGGGGCTTTGGAATGGGAATAG